In Felis catus isolate Fca126 chromosome E1, F.catus_Fca126_mat1.0, whole genome shotgun sequence, the following proteins share a genomic window:
- the BAHCC1 gene encoding BAH and coiled-coil domain-containing protein 1 isoform X2: MDGRDFAPPPHLLSERGSLGHRSAAAAAAAARLAPAGPAAQPPAHFQPGKYFPSPLPMASHTASSRLMGNSPAPSFMGSFLTSSLGSAAPAHPSGPTPAPSEQAYRGPHPATSQIWFSHSHEAPGYPRFSGSLASTFLPMSHLDHHGNSNVLYGQHRFYGTQKDNFYLRNLPPQPTLLPANHNFPGVARAAPGHPISSCSRDRGEAGPLQKGAKEFDRFLMGRELGREKAGKAAEGKERPAAGEEDGGKERHKLVLPMPADGHCKDGGGAPRGACEGRPKHLASCLLNTKVLNGETGKASLASCAGGMLVRPGVGVAASGRCTKEAAGPAEPGPAFSEGLERRQTRCQAASYAVPSGLPAGPPPPLSTATGSFPCLQLHAGPDGLCPLQDKVPRDLKASGPTFVPSVGHLADKSRPFQAAEACAVAGDGKDRHLEGALAPEHAVPYGVSYAHLKAEGKAERRPGGFEAALNPRLKGLEYLNSTGPETPFSGLPKGGLDKSGYFELPAHSQDCARPSHQDPLGGKVAQACCTLDKTASKEAPSGPPGAQKVARIRHQQHLVTPEVEPGGSGAEAKRASLELASLGYGGPHLPPWSIQSGQGTAMAIGEEHKAGTYLDPFSGSLQQAALLPQDLPAPPDEVSAMKNLLKYSNQALVVGQKAPFVGLGGLKASCAQQDVKFPASKGPAQAPGEAERPDCARSREHDTPHSDAEVRQPPVGIAVALSRQKDTVSRPETAYGTNTGRQGRAAPAFKGAGPRSTHVLDLEAEEERARLSEDRLGLAGRELLLQDKDRLEFSRIHPPGGCPGDLAPHLMIASGSSLQNSQLGGDPAPHPHPAHPPWLPRTRSPSLWMGGHSYGLGHPALHQNLPPGFAASVPGSIPSVFPLSQDSPAQLVILPSEPTPHTAPHALADVMDQASLWPPMYGGRGPASHVQHPGQLPVYSRSQLLRQQELYALQQQQQQQQQQRAAPVQRKPEDHHLEQEEPTQEKTLKSTHKPVALTPTAKGTPSPATIGPAKLSPCCHSPTPKPPASCPTPPPPPRPGASCTLSVRPSGSPGPGSKLPSSEDKSGEGRRSGADLSALEPDLPPGYTCPVASSGFSLSPSVHSPDLSDPKTMQTAAPRVQPEPARTLLPGELPPRSPQSPQEPGLPLGAREATQDLAATPHPAERGPLGKAADLSPLEGLRELRCGALLEGGGPEAIGQAHSTQGGAAEEGAAVERGSEVGPGPSSGASAPAPQQPKSPGALGEAGPGNWQAPREAKPEEGAEYQEVELQEEEGRGPASKNSHLPRALPGLDALVAATIDLGDLPGVSPPDPQLAAAPGPPRTAPSPCSSGIHGIALLSELADLEIQQQRREPALREEKDVLAFDLQRLATLASAWSLVEAASLDSPSSSAQPPAADPCRAPTLTPRMQILQRKDTWTPKTKPVCPLKAAIDRLDTQEVEMRVQLAELQRRYKEKQRELARLQRRHDHEREESSRSPARRGPGRPRKRKYPSLLPALRPGGQLPRGDGKKVKAVRSSLSLLCAELRGGEEPARKQSRLESSVYVGLQPASAEKVRCKRSSGQGELASAMAHKVAQLKPKVKSKGLPAGLSPFRRKEAAPGGRIRKKLSRAKSTKVPGAARHTQPDGGGGSRETPKFPAQSAVAPAHEAGASYDSENGIDFLGTEAPPKEPGLALHGGASVAVLGPSPSSVVKMEANQKAKKKKERQGLLGACRLSSPESEVKVKRRTVKAKVGTKLERAPGRRPPGAPGKKKAKGKAKGGLRAEPGTTPSRDTLFSPARAFTCREEGSKLASERLKRATRKSTILQPGLRRKNGALSIALSPRNAKAILGKGRKVGKVKSKAVGKQGKGRAVSRLLESFAVEDDFAFDDNGSFEEEEEEEEEEEEDEVEEEPAGASGPLSAEQSAALAGSCTIHKEDLQDGLPVLIPKEDSLLYAGSVRTLQPPDIYSIVIEGERGNRQRIYSLEQLLQEAVLDVRPQSSRYLPPGTRVCAYWSQKSRCLYPGNVVRGACSDEEGDLDSVVVEFDDGDTGHIAVSNIRLLPPDFKIQCTEPSPALLVSGSCRRTKKASFEAPPPGETPAPSLSPKAHEGPEASKPPGKKSVGKDKAGKAELLTSGAKPPPAAPAAGASDHFLGRRGSPLLSWSAVAQTKRKAAAAAAGGKGPGVLQNLFQLNGSAKKLRAREALFPVHSVAAPVFGNGFRADSFSSLASSYAPFVGGAGPGLPGGAHKLLRAKKAERAEAEKGARRRAGGEFLVKLDHEGVTSPKNKNCKALLMGDKDLGPKLGRPLPSPSYAHPALVGKDRKGRAPVHPLPMGLALRKFAGQAEFPLPCDSDCHSSYSDDEEDGPGLAPGVPSRFLARLSVSSSSSGSTTSSSSGSLSTSSLCSSDDEGSSYSSDDEDPALLLQTCLTHPVPALLAQPEALRSKGGGPHAHAHAQRCFLSRAAVAGGGAGTGPSGGKSKLKRKEALSFSKAKELSRRQRLPSVENRPKISAFLPARQLWKWSGNPTQRRGMKGKARKLFYKAIVRGKETLRIGDCAVFLSAGRPNLPYIGRIESMWESWGSNMVVKVKWFYHPEETKLGKRQSDGKNALYQSCHEDENDVQTISHKCQVVGREQYEQMTRSRKCQDQDRRDLYYLAGTYDPTTGRLVAADGAPILC, encoded by the exons CCAGCAGCCGCCTGATGGGGAATTCTCCGGCGCCCTCGTTCATGGGCAGCTTCCTCACCAGCAGCCTGGGCTCGGCGGCCCCCGCGCACCCCAGcggccccacccccgccccctcggAGCAGGCCTACCGcggcccccaccccgccacctcCCAGATCTGGTTCTCTCACTCCCATGAAG CTCCAGGGTACCCCAGATTTTCGGGGAGTCTGGCATCCACCTTCCTACCCATGAGCCACTTGGATCACCATGGAAACAGCAATGTTCTCTATGGGCAACATCGTTTCTATGGAACCCAAAAAG ATAACTTCTACCTGCGCAACCTgcccccccagcccaccctcctGCCTGCCAACCACAACTTCCCCGGCGTGGCCCGAGCCGCCCCCGGCCACCCCATCAGCTCCTGTAGCCGCGACCGAGGCGAGGCCGGCCCCCTGCAGAAGGGTGCCAAGGAGTTCGACCGCTTCCTCATGGGCAGAgagctgggcagagagaaggccgGCAAGGCTGCGGAGGGCAAGGAGAGGCCGGCAGCGGGGGAGGAGGACGGCGGCAAGGAGCGACACAAGCTCGTGCTGCCCATGCCGGCAGACGGCCACTGCAAGGACGGCGGCGGGGCGCCCCGGGGCGCCTGCGAGGGCCGCCCCAAGCACCTCGCCTCCTGCCTCCTCAACACCAAGGTGCTCAACGGCGAGACGGGCAAGGCCTCGCTGGCCAGCTGCGCGGGGGGCATGCTGGTGCGGCCCGGCGTGGGCGTCGCGGCCTCCGGACGCTGCACCAAGGAGGCGGCGGGCCCCGCAGAGCCCGGGCCGGCCTTCAGCGAGGGCCTGGAGAGGCGGCAGACGCGGTGCCAGGCCGCGTCCTACGCGGTGCCGTCTGGCCTGCCCGCcgggccgcccccgcccctcaGCACGGCCACCGGCTCCTTCCCCTGCCTGCAGCTGCACGCGGGCCCGGACGGGCTCTGCCCGCTGCAGGACAAAGTCCCCCGAGACCTGAAGGCCAGCGGGCCCACCTTCGTGCCTTCCGTGGGACACCTGGCCGACAAGAGCCGCCCCTTTCAGGCAGCCGAGGCCTGTGCGGTGGCAGGTGACGGCAAAGACCGGCACCTCGAGGGGGCCTTGGCCCCTGAACACGCTGTGCCCTATGGGGTCTCCTACGCTCACCTGAAGGCCGAGGGCAAGGCCGAGCGGCGGCCTGGGGGCTTCGAGGCGGCTCTCAACCCCCGGCTAAAGGGCCTGGAGTATCTCAACAGCACAGGCCCCGAGACCCCCTTCTCCGGGCTCCCCAAAGGTGGTCTGGACAAAAGTGGCTACTTCGAGCTGCCTGCCCACTCACAGGACTGTGCCCGGCCAAGTCACCAGGACCCGCTGGGTGGGAAGGTCGCCCAGGCCTGCTGCACTTTAGATAAGACCGCCAGCAAGGAGGCCCCCTCCGGTCCCCCTGGGGCCCAGAAGGTGGCCCGGATCCGGCATCAGCAGCACTTGGTGACCCCCGAGGTGGAGCCAGGGGGCAGTGGGGCCGAAGCCAAGCGCGCGTCCCTGGAACTGGCGTCTCTGGGCTATGGTGGGCCCCACCTACCCCCATGGAGCATCCAGTCGGGCCAGGGCACTGCCATGGCCATTGGCGAGGAGCATAAGGCTGGCACCTACCTGGACCCCTTTAGCGGCAGCCTGCAGCAGGCCGCACTCCTGCCCCAGGATCTGCCCGCCCCACCCGATGAGGTCTCGGCCATGAAGAACCTGCTCAAATACAGCAACCAAGCGCTGGTCGTCGGCCAGAAGGCACCCTTCGTGGGCCTGGGTGGCCTCAAGGCCAGCTGTGCCCAGCAGGATGTGAAGTTCCCCGCCTCCAaaggcccagcccaggccccgGGCGAGGCAGAGAGGCCCGACTGTGCCCGAAGCCGGGAACACGACACCCCACACAGTGACGCGGAAGTGAGGCAGCCTCCCGTGGGCATCGCGGTGGCCTTGTCCCGGCAGAAGGACACGGTGAGCCGGCCCGAGACGGCCTACGGCACCAACACCGGGCGGCAGGGCCGGGCAGCCCCTGCATTCAAAG GAGCTGGGCCCCGCTCCACCCACGTGCTGGACCTGGAGGCTGAGGAAGAAAGGGCACGCCTGTCCGAGGACCGCCTGGGGCTCGCCGGCCGGGAGCTCCTGCTTCA GGACAAGGACCGCCTGGAGTTCTCCCGGATCCACCCGCCCGGCGGCTGCCCCGGAGACCTGGCCCCTCATCTCATGATCGCCAGCGGCTCCTCGCTGCAGAACAGCCAGCTGGGCGGggacccagccccccacccccaccctgcccaccccccgTGGCTGCCCCGCACCCGCAGCCCCTCTTTGTGGATGGGGGGGCATTCCTACG GCCTCGGGCACCCCGCCCTGCACCAGAACTTGCCCCCCGGCTTCGCCGCCTCTGTGCCCGGCTCCATACCCTCCGtcttccccctctcccaggaCAGCCCTGCACAGCTCGTCATTCTGCCCTCGGAGCCCACGCCCCACACAGCCCCCCACGCGCTTG CTGACGTCATGGACCAGGCCTCACTGTGGCCCCCCATGTATGGGGGCCGGGGCCCCGCCTCCCACGTGCAGCACCCCGGCCAGCTCCCTGTGTACTCGCGGTCCCAGCTCCTGCGCCAGCAAGAGCTCTATgccctgcagcagcagcagcagcagcagcagcagcagagggcTGCGCCCGTCCAG CGGAAGCCCGAGGACCACCACCTGGAGCAGGAAGAGCCCACCCAGGAGAAGACCCTGAAGTCCACCCACAAGCCAGTTGCCTTAACCCCCACAGCCAAGGGCACCCCCTCACCTGCCACCATAGGCCCTGCCAAGCTGTCCCCTTGCTGCCACTCGCCTACCCCGAAGCCCCCTGCCAGCTGCCCcacaccgccaccgccaccgcgtCCCGGAGCCTCGTGCACTTTATCCGTCCGCCCCTCGGGCAGCCCCGGGCCCGGCTCCAAGCTGCCCAGCTCCGAGGACAAGAGTGGGGAGGGCCGGCGGTCCGGAGCCGACCTGAGCGCGTTGGAACCAG ACCTGCCTCCCGGATACACGTGCCCTGTGGCCAGCTCGGGCTTCTCCCTGTCCCCCAGCGTGCACTCTCCTGACCTCTCGGACCCCAAAACTATGCAAACTGCAGCTCCCAGGGTCCAGCCTGAGCCAGCGAGGACGTTACTACCCGGGGAGCTGCCCCCCCGAAGCCCCCAGAGCCCACAGGAGCCGGGGCTGCCCTTGGGGGCCAGGGAGGCCACCCAGGACCTTgccgccaccccccaccctgccgaGCGGGGACCCTTGGGGAAGGCAGCAGACCTCAGCCCACTGGAGGGGCTTCGAGAACTGCGATGTGGGGCCCTCCTCGAGGGAGGGGGCCCCGAGGCCATCGGCCAGGCTCATTCTACTCAGGGAGGGGCTGCAGAGGAGGGGGCCGCGGTGGAGAGGGGCTCGGAGGTGGGGCCAGGGCCTTCATCGGGGGCCAGCGCCCCGGCCCCGCAGCAGCCGAAGAGTCCAGGTGCCCTCGGTGAGGCCGGGCCGGGCAATTGGCAGGCCCCCAGGGAAGCAAAGCCGGAAGAGGGGGCTGAGTATCAGGAGGTCGagctgcaggaggaggagggccgGGGGCCAGCTTCCAAGAACAGCCACCTGCCCAGGGCACTCCCGGGCCTGGACGCCCTGGTGGCCGCCACCATCGACCTGGGGGACCTGCCAGGTGTCAGCCCGCCGGACCCACAGCTTGCCGCTGCCCCTGGGCCCCCGCGCACAGCCCCCTCGCCCTGTAGCTCAGGGATTCATGGAATTGCCCTGCTCAGCGAGCTGGCCGACCTGGAGATCCAGCAGCAAAGGAGGGAGCCCGCCTTGCGAG AGGAAAAAGACGTGCTGGCGTTCGACCTGCAGCGCCTGGCCACGCTGGCCTCAGCCTGGTCCCTGGTGGAGGCCGCTAGCCTggacagcccctcctcctccgCCCAGCCCCCCGCCGCCGACCCCTGCAGGGCTCCCACACTCACCCCCCGCATGCAGATTCTGCAACGGAAGGACACCTGGACCCCCAAGACCAAGCct GTCTGCCCCCTGAAGGCCGCCATCGACCGGCTGGACACGCAGGAGGTGGAGATGCGCGTCCAGCTGGCAGAGCTGCAGCGGCGCTACAAGGAGAAGCAGCGGGAGCTGGCTCGCCTCCAGCGCAGACACGACCACGA gagagaggagagctcGCGCAGCCCCGCGAGGCGGGGGCCCGGCCGGCCGAGGAAGCGCAAGTACCCCAGCTTGCTGCCCGCCCTGCGCCCTGGGGGCCAGCTCCCCAGGGGCGACGGCAAGAAAGTCAA GGCGGTGCGGTCCAGCCTGAGCCTGCTGTGTGCTGAGCTGCGGGGTGGCGAGGAGCCTGCGAGGAAGCAAAGCCGACTGGAGAGCAGCGTCTACGTGGGCCTGCAGCCGGCCTCTGCG GAAAAGGTCCGGTGCAAGAGAAGCAGTGGTCAGGGCGAGCTGGCGTCTGCCATGGCCCACAAGGTGGCCCAGCTGAAGCCGAAAGTGAAGAGCAAGGGGCTGCCTGCCGGCCTCAGCCCCTTCAGGCGGAAGGAGGCCGCCCCAGGGGGACGCATCCGGAAGAAGCTGTCCAGAGCCAAGAGCACCAAGGTGCCGGGGGCCGCCCGGCACACGCAGCCGGATGGCGGTGGCGGCAGCAGGGAGACGCCCAAGTTCCCAGCCCAGTCGGCGGTGGCCCCGGCACACGAGGCAG GCGCCAGCTATGACAGCGAGAACGGCATAGATTTCTTGGGGACAGAGGCACCCCCCAAGGAGCCCGGGCTGGCGCTGCATGGGGGGGCCAGTGTGGCCGTGCTGGGGCCCTCACCCTCTTCCGTGGTCAAGATGGAGGCCAACCAGAAGgccaagaagaagaaggagaggcaGGGCTTACTAG GGGCCTGCCGCCTGTCCAGCCCGGAGAGCGAGGTCAAGGTCAAGAGGCGCACGGTGAAGGCCAAGGTGGGCACCAAGCTGGAGCGGGCCCCAGGACGCAGGCCCCCAGGCGCACCAGGCAAAAAGAAAGCCAAGGGCAAGGCCAAAGGTGGCCTGCGGGCGGAGCCGGGGACCACCCCCAGCAGGGACACCCTCTTCAGCCCCGCCCGCGCCTTCACCTGCCGTGAGGAGGGCAGCAAGCTGGCCAGCGAGCGCCTCAAGAGGGCCACACGCAAGAGCACAATCCTCCAGCCGGGACTGCGG CGGAAGAACGGGGCCCTGTCCATCGCCCTGTCGCCACGCAACGCCAAGGCCAtcctggggaagggcaggaaggtgGGCAAGGTGAAAAGCAAGGCTGTCGGCAAGCAG GGCAAGGGCCGGGCAGTGAGTCGGCTGCTGGAGAGCTTTGCTGTGGAAGACGACTTTGCATTTGACGACAACGGCAgctttgaggaggaggaggaggaggaggaggaggaggaggaggacgaagTGGAGGAAGAGCCGGCTGGGGCCAGCGGTCCTCTGAGCGCCGAGCAGAGCGCCGCCCTGG CTGGCTCGTGCACCATCCACAAGGAGGATCTGCAGGACGGGCTGCCCGTGCTCATTCCCAAGGAGGACAGTCTGCTGTACGCGGGCAGCGTCAGGACCCTGCAGCCCCCCGACAT CTACAGCATCGTCATCGAGGGCGAGAGAGGCAACAGGCAGAGAATCTACTCGCTGGAGCAGCTGCTGCAGGAGGCG GTGCTGGATGTCCGGCCACAGTCCAGCCGCTACCTCCCACCCGGCACTAGGGTCTGTGCCTACTGGAGCCAGAAGTCACGTTGCCTGTATCCAGGCAACGTGGTCCGAG GTGCCTGCAGTGACGAGGAAGGGGACCTGGACTCCGTGGTCGTGGAGTTTGATGACGGGGACACCGGCCACATCGCCGTCTCCAACATCAGGCTGCTGCCTCCGGACTTCAAAATCCAGT GCACCGAGCCCTCGCCCGCCCTGCTGGTGTCCGGCAGCTGCCGGAGGACCAAGAAAGCCTCCTTCGAGGCCCCTCCCCCCGGCgagacccccgcccccagcctgtcTCCCAAGGCGCACGAAGGCCCGGAAGCCTCCAAGCCCCCGGGAAAGAAATCCGTCGGCAAAGACAAAGCTG GCAAAGCGGAGCTCCTGACCTCAGGCGCCaagcccccgcccgccgcccccgccgccggggCCTCGGACCACTTCCTGGGCCGCCGGGGCAGCCCGCTGCTGAGCTGGTCGGCGGTGGCGCAGACAAAGCGgaaggcggcggcggccgcggcgggcgGCAAGGGGCCCGGCGTGCTGCAGAATCTCTTCCAGCTCAACGGCAGCGCGAAGAAGCTGCGGGCCCGGGAGGCGCTGTTCCCCGTGCACAGCGTGGCCGCGCCCGTGTTCGGCAACGGTTTCCGGGCCGACTCCTTCAGCAGCCTGGCCAGCTCGTACGCGCCCTTCGtcggcggggccgggccgggcctgcCCGGGGGCGCCCACAAGCTGCTGCGGGCCAAGAAGGCCGAGCGGGCAGAGGCCGAGAAGGGCgcgcggcggcgggcgggcggcgagTTCCTGGTCAAGCTGGACCACGAGGGCGTGACCTCCCCCAAGAACAAGAACTGCAAGGCGCTGCTCATGGGTGACAAGGACCTCGGGCCCAAGCTGGGGcggcccctgcccagccccagctACGCGCACCCGGCCCTCGTGGGCAAGGACAGGAAGGGGCGGGCGCCCGTGCACCCGCTGCCCATGGGGCTGGCGCTGCGCAAGTTCGCGGGCCAGGCCGAGTTCCCGCTGCCTTGCGACAGCGACTGTCACAGCTCCTACTCGGACGACGAGGAGGACGGGCCCGGGCTGGCCCCCGGCGTGCCCTCCCGCTTCCTCGCCCGCCTGTCCGTGTCGTCCTCCTCCTCAGgctccaccacctcctcctcctcgggcTCCCTGTCCACCTCCAGCCTCTGCTCCTCGGACGACGAGGGCTCGTCCTACAGCTCGGACGACGAGGACCCGGCGCTGCTCCTGCAGACCTGCCTCACCCACCCGGTGCCCGCCCTCCTGGCCCAGCCCGAGGCCTTGCGCTCCAAGGGGGGCGGGCCCCACGCGCACGCGCATGCGCAGCGCTGCTTCCTGTCCAGGGCCGCGGTGGCCGGCGGGGGCGCGGGCACCGGCCCGAGCGGCGGCAAGTCCAAGCTCAAGCGCAAGGAGGCCCTGAGCTTCTCCAAAGCCAAAGAGCTTTCCCGGAGGCAGCGGCTGCCCTCCGTGGAAAACCGGCCAAAGATCTCAGCCTTCCTGCCTGCCCGGCAGCTCTGGAAGTGGTCGGGGAACCCCACGCAG AGGCGGGGCATGAAGGGGAAAGCCAGGAAGCTGTTCTACAAGGCCATCGTCCGGGGCAAGGAGACGCTGCGCATCGGGGACTGTGCCGTCTTCCTGTCGGCCGGGCGGCCCAACCTGCCCTACATCGGCCGCATTGAGAGCATGTGGGAGTCCTGGGGCAGTAACATGGTGGTGAAGGTCAAGTGGTTCTACCACCCGGAGGAGACGAAGCTGGGGAAGCGGCAGAGTGACGGGAAG aacgcGCTGTACCAGTCCTGCCACGAGGACGAGAACGACGTGCAGACCATCTCCCACAAGTGCCAGGTCGTGGGGCGGGAGCAGTACGAGCAGATGACACGGAGCCGGAAGTGCCAGGACCAGGACCGGCGGGACCTCTACTACCTGGCGGGCACCTATGACCCCACCACGGGCCGGCTGGTGGCAGCCGACGGGGCGCCCATCCTGTGTTGA